A portion of the Raphanus sativus cultivar WK10039 unplaced genomic scaffold, ASM80110v3 Scaffold0904, whole genome shotgun sequence genome contains these proteins:
- the LOC130503283 gene encoding probable dolichyl-diphosphooligosaccharide--protein glycosyltransferase subunit 3B → MAINKKLLSLLLLVSSLSSIALSSSSFSDPDSDSDLTNELVSLRSNSESGVIHLDDHGISKFLISSPTPRPYSILVFFDATQLHSKTELRLQELRREFHLLSATFLAANNNGSDLNKLFFCEIEFSQSQSSFKRFNVNALPHIRLVTASTSKLTDESGQMDQSDFSRLAESMAEFVEQRTKLTVGPIQRPPLLSKPQISVIVAMIVVATPFVIKRILRGETLLHDHRLWLSGAIFVYFFSVAGTMHNIIRKMPMFLQDRNDPNKLVFFYQGSGMQLGAEGFAVGFLYTVVGLLLAFVTNVLVRVGNVNVQRLVMLVALVVSSWAVKQVVYLDNWKTGYGIHPYWPSSWQ, encoded by the coding sequence ATGGCGATCAATAAAAAACTCTTATCTCTTCTACTCCTCGTATCCTCCCTATCATCAATcgcattatcatcatcatctttctcaGATCCCGATTCCGATTCAGATCTCACCAACGAGCTCGTCTCCCTCAGATCAAACTCCGAATCAGGCGTAATCCATCTCGACGACCATGGAATCTCCAAATTCCTCATCTCCTCCCCAACTCCACGCCCTTACTCCATCCTCGTCTTCTTCGACGCCACTCAGCTCCACAGCAAAACCGAGCTCCGTCTCCAAGAGCTCCGCCGCGAATTCCACCTCCTCTCCGCCACCTTCCTCGCCGCTAACAACAACGGATCCGATCTAAACAAACTCTTCTTCTGCGAGATCGAGTTCTCCCAGTCCCAATCCTCCTTCAAGCGATTCAACGTCAACGCTCTCCCTCACATCCGTCTCGTAACCGCCTCGACGTCGAAACTAACCGACGAGTCCGGACAAATGGATCAATCCGATTTCTCTAGGTTAGCCGAATCAATGGCCGAGTTCGTCGAGCAGCGAACCAAACTCACCGTAGGTCCGATCCAGCGCCCGCCGCTTCTCTCCAAGCCCCAGATCAGCGTCATCGTAGCGATGATCGTCGTCGCTACTCCGTTCGTCATCAAACGGATCCTGAGAGGAGAGACTCTTCTCCATGACCACAGGCTTTGGCTATCAGGCGCCATCTTCGTCTACTTCTTCAGCGTGGCGGGGACGATGCACAACATTATCAGGAAGATGCCTATGTTTCTCCAGGATCGTAACGATCCGAACAAGCTTGTTTTCTTCTACCAAGGATCAGGGATGCAGCTTGGAGCTGAGGGGTTCGCTGTGGGGTTCTTGTACACTGTGGTTGGGTTGCTCTTGGCGTTTGTTACTAACGTGCTTGTTCGAGTTGGGAACGTTAATGTTCAGAGGTTGGTGATGCTTGTGGCTCTGGTTGTGTCATCCTGGGCTGTGAAGCAGGTTGTTTACTTGGATAATTGGAAGACTGGTTATGGGATTCATCCCTATTGGCCTTCGAGTTGGCAGTGA
- the LOC108834951 gene encoding chaperone protein dnaJ 50, whose translation MAPPAKERWCLALIIVLLSLFVQSSTAIYCGEDDCYALLGVAQDANASDIKRSYYKLSLEHHPDKNPDPESKKLFVKIATAYEILKDNETRSQYDYAIEHPSEVFYNTAQYYRAKYGHKSDPRAVLVGLLVVLSAFQYLNNVARYNEALATVKRTPAYKNRLKALELERTGGVSSKKKGPKQIDQKLQEELSNELDLQIKGAEKPSVWDLLGVRFVLLPYTIIKLLVWYSSWVWRYKVKKAPYSWEDASYLTRRSLGVPLDAWTNLDEYKKEDLVQRRLWEKQNLENYYAEMRKESKRRR comes from the exons atggcgcCGCCGGCAAAGGAGCGGTGGTGCTTGGCATTGATTATTGTTTTGCTTTCTCTGTTCGTCCAATCCTCGACGGCCATTTATTGCGGCGAAGACGATTGCTATGCTCTCCTCGG AGTGGCTCAAGATGCAAACGCATCGGATATAAAGAGATCTTACTACAAGCTTTCTCTCGAACA TCATCCAGATAAGAATCCAGATCCTGAATCCAAGAAGCTCTTTGTCAAAATCGCCACTGCTTACGAG ATATTGAAAGATAACGAGACGCGTTCACAGTATGATTATGCTATTGAGCATCCAAGTGAG GTGTTTTACAACACTGCTCAATACTACCGAGCCAAATATGGACATAAGTCG GATCCTCGTGCTGTTCTTGTTGGTCTTCTGGTAGTTTTGTCTGCGTTTCAGTATCTGAACAACGTTGCGAGGTATAATGAG GCTTTGGCAACAGTTAAGCGAACTCCTGCTTACAAAAACAGGCTCAAGGCCTTGGAACTCGAACGCACTGGTGGAGTATctagcaagaagaagggtccaAAGCAGATCGACCA GAAACTACAGGAAGAGCTAAGCAATGAACTCGACCTACAAATCAAAGGAGCTGAAAAACCATCAGTCTGGGATCTTCTCGGTGTTCGATTCGTTCTCCTACCTTACACTATCATCAAG CTTCTAGTATGGTACAGCAGTTGGGTATGGAGATATAAGGTTAAGAAAGCTCCTTATTCATGGGAAGACGCATCTTACTTAACACGAAGATCACTTGGGGTGCCTCTTGACGCCTGGACTAATCTCG ATGAATACAAAAAGGAAGATCTGGTGCAGAGAAGGCTATGGGAGAAGCAGAACCTTGAGAACTACTATGCAGAAATGCGTAAAGAATCAAAGCGGAGAAGATAG